Within Pseudobacteriovorax antillogorgiicola, the genomic segment TTATTCGCTGAATTAATGATCGCTAATGCTATGTTGGGAGCCATTTTTAGGGCTTCTTTGATATCTTTAGTAGACGAGTTTTCGTCAGCAATCAGCGACTGCAGCTTGATTACAGCAGAGGGAATCAAAGGGATATTTTTAATCTCTTGGACGCTGGAGAAGACGGTTTTCGCAGCATCAGACATATTTAGGGTTGGGGAATACCACTCAAATTCACCCTTCTTTAAGATCATTCCACTGCCACAGGAGCATTCGAACCAAAGATTGCCTCTTGAGCAAACCCGGAACTTCGAGGTGCCCTTAAGATAATCTTCGGGGGTCACGTACTGACGATTGCAACATTGGCAGAAAGTTGGTTTCATCGACTCACTCCGGAGGGTACCAGGTTAAAAAGGTTCACCATGTTATCGTAAAAAAATGGGCCAACTTAAGAGATGATTTGTCTTCGAGTTAAATGATTGAATTTATATTCAATTTTTTTGGAATAGAGCCAAAGGAAAGTAATTTTTGTAGGACCTTCAATGGTGGGTGAGGGAATTTATGTGGAAATAGGAGGGTCGGAAACGCCCTCCTCAAAATACCGCTCAATGGTCTTAAAGAACTAATTCCAACCGGGTTGTCCCATCTCACGACCCACCGGGCTCATACTTAGTTGTGAAAGTAGGATATAGCCTCGGTTTACAACATTGGCCCAATCTCCTTCTACTGTTACCAGGCAAGGGTCGCCTTGGGGAAGGTTTTGAATCGTAGTACCGTTCGGTGTATCTTTAAGTTCGGCACCGCCGGCCATCACAAAGTAAACTCTTGCGCCTCCAGGGGGCGCCATGGCCGGGGCTGCTGGGGCTGCTGTTGCGCCTGCAGCGTTATTCATCATACCAGCGTCCATTCCCATATTTGCTCCCATCCCCGGGTCCATGGGCACACCTCCAGCAGCGTTGCCGGTATTCATGCTATTCATCATTGCGTTGAGATCTTCCATCTCATTGCCCATTCCCATGGCGCTGTTAGCCATGTTGTCCATGCCTATGGAATTATCAGCACCAGGGATACCAGTACCCGCACCGAGATCATCTGAGATGACGGGATCGGTATTGGTTAGATTCGAGAGAGTGTCGTTTGCGGTATTGTCCATTCCCTCCATACCCAGGGAATTTGCTTCGTTAAATTGATTCGACTCTTGGCTTTGTTGATTCTCTTCTTGGTTCTCAAAGTTATCATCTTCTTGCTCTTGCTGATCCTCATCACCCTCTTGTTCGTCATCTTCGTCTTCCTGATCGTCAAACGATTCGAACTCTTCTTGCTGCTGATCACCCCCACCAAAGAGAGCGCAGCCCTGAAGGCTCATGAGCCCGAAGAACATTATAAGAATCCCGATGTATGAGCGGCTTAGTTTCATGGTTTAACACCTTCCCGAAAATGGATGTTAGATTTAGACCTGGCATTTCATTCGGGTAAGTTTCGCGGGATACTCAATGAGCAGGTCTATCTGCCCGAAAATATTGTATTAAAATTTGAGGTGGACACAATATTTTGCCCGTGGAGGATGGTCTCCTTTTTAGTTTCTTTTACGAATCAATTCTTGTTACCTTAAGAAATTCGTGGCAAAAGCCATTGGAATTAACATCCTAAATGGGGACTACCATCATTGGCTGAGTCAGAATCACCATGGGGTCAGAAGGAAACGCAGTTTTTCTATGAGTTAACCCCAGATAAGATTCTCGATGCAATCGAGAGTGTGTTAGATGTGCGATGTACCGGTCGGGCATTTGCCCATAATAGTATGGAGAACCGGGTCTACGAACTAGAACTCGACCTGGAACATGATCCTGCCCATCCCTACGATAAGCATAAGATTGTTAAGTTTTACCGTCCGGGTCGTTGGAATCGTGAGCAGATCGCCGAAGAGCATCGCTTTTTATTGGCATTACGGGAAGATGACATTCCTGTGGTGGCCCCTGAGATTTTATCAGATGGATCAACTCTGGCGAGGCTTGAAGGTTCAGGACTGTTTTATTGTGTGTTTCCGAAGGTAGGTGGGCGCTCACCTCATGAGCTGAGTGGGGAACAGATCGATCAGGTTGGTCGGCTGTTGGCGCGGCTCCATAATGTGGGGGCTGCTCAGAACGCTGAGCACCGCATTCGCATATCCGCGGAAGCTTACGGCCGTCAAAATCTAAGCTATCTTATGGACCATCAGCATCTGCCGCCTCACCTAGAGTCCACTTATCGTGATTTGGTCCAGGAGATTTGTGACCAGGCTGAAAGCAAGCTGGAATCCGCAGAGCAGATTCAA encodes:
- a CDS encoding serine/threonine protein kinase produces the protein MAESESPWGQKETQFFYELTPDKILDAIESVLDVRCTGRAFAHNSMENRVYELELDLEHDPAHPYDKHKIVKFYRPGRWNREQIAEEHRFLLALREDDIPVVAPEILSDGSTLARLEGSGLFYCVFPKVGGRSPHELSGEQIDQVGRLLARLHNVGAAQNAEHRIRISAEAYGRQNLSYLMDHQHLPPHLESTYRDLVQEICDQAESKLESAEQIQIHGDCHLGNLLWGAEGPFWVDFDDSVIGPPVQDLWLMVLGRGAEYKQQMDRLIRSYEMMREFDWASLDLIEPLRALRMIHFHGWIARRAKDPAFQRAFPDFGTELYWATQIHDLQEQKSFMDQKGVW